The following nucleotide sequence is from Nitrososphaerota archaeon.
AATCGAGGACTATATCAGAAAAGAAGCCGACTGCTTCGTAAACGCGTACATGGCGATGGCTAAAGAAATACCAAAAATACTGTTGCCATTCGAAACACGGTCAATCTAACAACACTCCCAAGCCAGCGGGAAATCCCCAGCACAAAGAGAATCAACCCTAACTTAACAAGATAGAAAGAGAAAGTGGTTATCCAGCGCGCCGCATATCGGATTTCAAAGCAAATGTTTGCGGTGTCTACGTATGCGTTGCGCCGAACAGACCGTTTAAGCTGGTTCTACAGATACGACGTATAGTTGCGTGTAGCTGTAGGTTGGTTAGTCTGTTAGTCCGGCTGGGTCCTCGTTCAGCCTGCCATCGACGCCTTGACGTGCGAGTATTTTTCCTTGTATAGGAATGCTTCTTCCTTCTTGATGTCGTATCCTACTTCGTCTAGTTCTGCACGGCAGATGGTGCATTCTACTCTGTCGATGCCTGTGCAGGCCTCTGACAGCGGTTCCTTAGCTACCGTTTTTCCGTTTCCATCTACGTAGATGGAGAAGACTGACGATGCGATAACAGCAAACTCGTGGTCATTTCCACATTTCGGGCATTTTATTTTTGCCATGTCTATTTCCTCCTTTTGGTACAAGGTGCTGCCGGAACCCCAAATATACGCTTTATGATTATAAAATATAGACCAACAGTTAAAGCAAAATGATACAAGTGCAAAATTAACATGCTGCAAATTCTAGGTCTTACGAATAATCCTGTTAACGCGTGATATTTCTATATCACGCAATTCCTGGCACAATCCACATCTTTCCTTAAGCGCGAAACAGCATCTGCTGTATTAATGAAAGTTAAAATTGCCGTCTCAGAAGCACAGTCTAAGATGAAACTAATCGATCTAACTATGCCTATAAACAGACTGACGCCTGTTTACCCTGGCGACCCTGCGCAGGAATTTACACGGGTTGCCTCTTGCGAGAATGAAGGCTGGAACGCGCATAAAATTAGTATCGGCACCCATTTTGGAACACATATCGACGCTCCGTGGCATATGCTTAAGGCTGGCAAAAGGATAAGCGACTTCCCAATTGAACGATTCGTAGGCCGAGGAGTGCTATTTGACGTTAGAGATCAAAATGAGATAGACGTGAATTTACACGGACTTGAAGGAAAAAAGATACTACTATTCAGAACTGACCAAACCGAAAATATGGGCTCACCTGACTTTTTTAAAAACTACCCTGTACTTAGTAAAGAACTTGCAAGAAGAATAATACAAGCGAAGCCCAGTATAGTCGGAATAGACTCCTTCACTATAGACCAACCTCCATATGAAATCCACAAGATGTTCTTCAAGCAAGAAATACTCTGCCTAGAAAACCTTGTTAACCTAAGGCTAATACCTCAGAAAGACTTTATGCTGTACGCTCTTCCTTTGAATTTGAACAACTTCGACGGGGCACCTTGCAGAGTCATTGCCCAAGTGGAATGAACCGTGCACAAGGGCTAAAACAGTTGTAACCTCGAAGAACCCAAAAATAAGAAAAGAAATGTGGGAGGCGCAACTAGCTGTTGAATCAGCTAATGCAGCCTCCTTTGCGCGTAATTTTAGGTGCTTCTCAGTTAAGCTGTTTTTAATGTAACTAATCTGGGAGTGACTTCAGGTATTCTACCAGATCGTTCTTCTCTGTGGACGTTAGGTTTAGGCCAAAGAATTTGTCATAGTGATCAACTACATCCAATAGCGTGGCGAACCTACCGTCGTGGTAGAACCCGCCCTTCTGATGTGTCCAAAGTCCGCCTAAAGGTGATGTGCGATAGATTTTATCAGGTGCTCTATCTGCTTGGAAGCTATCAATTCCTATCTCCGAAGGCTTATGCGCGTTCCAGCCTGGCTCAGTCCATTTTGGTTCAACATGGCATCTTGAGCAGCCTGCTTTACCGGTGAATAGGTCATCTCCACGCTTTGCTGCTGACTCGTTGAAGCTGCCTTTTGGAGGCTTAGGCGCCACAAGTGCGAGTTGGTAGAATTGTAGTACCGCAAGCTTAGGTGTAAATCTATCATCATCTGGGTTTGACACCGATACGTTCCAAAAGCCTGCTTTAGCGGCTATTGGGAACTGTACTGAGTTGTTTAGTCGAGGATCCCAGAACCTTCCTTTACCGTGCATTTCTAGGATCGCTACAAGCGCATTCCAGTGAGTTACTGAGCCCCATCCTGTCCATGTGTGTAGGTTTACTCCAGCTAATCCGAATGCGGGTGGGATTAATGTGGCTGCCGACTTATTGTCAGGTCTGAACGCCTTCCCGTCAAGTATGAGCTCGGCATCGAACTTTCCTGGGCCCCAGCTGTGAAGAACCTGTCTTACTGTCGTTTCGTTTACTCCTAGGAGGTCAGCAATCGGTTTCAGGTTAGGTGCCAGCGCAATTATGTCGCCGACATTGAGGTCACGGTTAGCCCATCCGTCCATTCTATGACCTATGCCGGGTGCGAATGAGTCGTCAACAGTTGAGTGGCATAAGGCACATTGAATACCAATCGAAGTAAGTGTCATCCCTGTTGTCCTATTCATTCGAGATGGGAAGTTTTCACGCGTCATGTTCATGTCTTCAGTCTTGTTGAAGAATCCTGTGACACCTACAACCGCGTTGAGCTTGAGAAGCGCTATCGTGGTAGCGGGATCGGTGAGGTTGACTTTTCCAGCCTTTAGATCACTCTTCAGGCTCTCGGGGAGTGCGTCCACATCCACCTTCAAGCCTACTGCCAAGGCTGTCTGTGGGCTTACACCCGGGCCTACGCCGCCATTTGCTTCGCCCGCTATAGCTTGATGCAGCTTAAGTGCGCCCCCCCAGAACTCTTCATCACCGAAGGTGTCATATCGGAAGGTTTGCATGCCCTCCCAAGCCATGTTTTGTGCGTCGTCGAAAACTTCGCTCTTCCCCATTTCTTTAGCCTGCACCAGATAGGCTGGGAACAGGCCTAATGCTGAGCCAGCGATTAGAACTGTGGTTATTACAATTACTACTGCGAGTGCAGCACCAGTAATGTATTTTTTGTTCAAAGTTATCGGTAACAACTTATGATGTGAAGACACTTAGACAGTTATAAATCTCACAGAAAGATTTCATAAGTTATATTTATATTCAGTTAAATTTCAGTTCCGGCTCAGTTTATATTGAGAAGTAATGTTGTTAGCAAAAGCCGTTGAGCAGCACCAGTTGCAGATGGCTGCGAAATCTTCCAGAAGGCTCATCATGGAGCATAGATTAGAGTAGTAGGGAAAGTCGTTGTAGAAGACTACCTGACCCCATCAACCACCACCTTAAGAACGCACAGGGTAACAACCGGCGCTGAAACGTAAAACCTTGTCCTAGCGACATCGAAACGATGCAAAAGTCTTTTATAATTCACGGGGTTCTGTGCTCTGAATCTCGGATGTCCAGTTTTCCCGGATCTCCTAAGCTTTCCAAGGGCGCGCTTATCTCTTATGACCCGCTTGGCTTTATTCCGCAGGTTGTCATTTTCCAGTATAACCCAGAGACCTTGACGCGCAAGCTTGAGGCGCAGCGGACGCAACGGAGTGGTAGTCCAGTCGAAACGTACAGGTTAAAGGGTCCGCCTGTGGAGAAGATTGAACTTAAGGTTGAGCTTGACGCGGCTGATCAGTTGGAGAAGCCTGAGCAGAATGCTACGACCGTCGCCATGGGCATATACCCTCAGTTATCTGCACTGGAAATGATGATTTATCCGAAGAGCTCCTGGGTCATAGCTAAGACGGCGTTGGCTGCTGGCGGTGCCATTGAGATTGCTCCGCCTGAGGAGCCGTTCACATTATTTGTTTGGGGCGTGAATAGAGTTGTGCCGGTGAGAATTGCAAGTTTCAGCATAGTTGAGCAGTCCTACGACCCGAACCTTAATCCGATTACGGCAGACGTGTCATTAACTCTTGAGGTGTTAACGTACGAGGACTTCAAGATGTCACACCCCGGATACTCCATATTCCTCGCGCACCAAGTAGTAAAGGAGACTATGGCTGCTGTCGGCTCTATCACCAATACAGCTTCGCTCGGGGGCGTGAGAGTACCGTAATGTTCGAAACGACGAGCAGATACGCGGACATTGAGAACACTAGTCTTGTAACCAAGAATGGTGAAGAAATCGCTTACAAGAAACGGCGTTTTCTCCCCGACGGATCTAAAATGACACTGCTCCAAGAAGTCCAAGTGACAGCTGGCGATCGGCTGGACAGAATTTCAGCCCGCATCATCGGTGATCCAGAGCAGTACTGGCGTATCTGTGACGCGAATAACGTTATGCATCCACTTGAGTTGACGGCGGAGTCCGGCAGCTCGTTGCGAATAGCTAGGCCTTGGCGATAACGGACTTGACCGGCGTATACGCGGTACTGATGATTGGTCCCACTATACCTGCGCCGGTGCCCGAGTCGCTGGCAAACGCAGTTGAATCAATCGAGGTGAAGAACACCGACGAGGGTCGAGACGGCTTCCAGATAGTGTTCTCCGTGGGCAGAGGCGGAGCCCAGAACCCGACGGAAAACCCTCTTGACTACTCATTCGTCGACAACCCGCTTCTCAACAGCTTCAACCGAGTCATCATCATGGTTGCATTTGGGCTTCTGCCAACCGTTCTCATAGATGGCGTCATAACTCACAAGCAGTTCAACCCTTCAGCTGAACCTGGACAGTCCAAGCTCACAATCACCGGAGAAGACGTGAGCGTCATGATGGACCGGAAGGAGAAATCCACAACACACCCGAACCAGCCCGATATGGCGATAGTCTCCAAAATCATCGCCTCCTACGGTCAATACGGACTGGTACCTGCCGTCATGCCTCCGGCCTCGATGGACACTCCCATGATGGTCAACAGGATACCCGCGCAGGAGGCAACGGATCTGCAATACATCAAGTCACTTGCAGAGGCTTATGACTACGTCTTTTACGTTGAACCGACGCAGGCGCCGGGGGTTAACAAGGCCTACTGGGGACCCCGCGGCTACACCGGTGTCCCGCAGAAGGCGTTAACGGTGAACATGGGTGCTGAAACGAATATAACCGGTATCAACTTCCAGTACAGCTCGCTAGACTCAACTATAGTCACAGGGAGTGTTCAAGACCCCACCTTCAATGCGAAGATTCCTGTTATCATCGCTGGCAGTCTACGACCTCCGCTTTCCAGCTCCCCGGACCTGCTCACCAATTTTGCCAATGCAAAGATCAAGCAGTATCGAGCCGAAGGCGGCGTCAATGTTCTTCAGGCGTACAATGAGGCACAGTCAGAAACCGACGGATCCACCGATGCGGTGACGGTCACAGGGGAGCTTGACGGAGTTCTCTACGGAGACATTCTGCGGGCGCGGCGGCTAGTGGGGCTGCGAGGTGTAGGGTATCTGCACGACGGTTACTATTATGTCAAGAATGTTACTCACAGAATCAAAAAGGGTGAGTACAAACAAGCTTTTACGCTTACGCGCGAGGGTCTCGGCTCGACAACACCTGTGGTGACACCGTGAGTCTGAAGCTTTTTTTCGGGAAGTATCGGGGCAACGTCTCATCTAATAACGATCCTTTGATGCTGGGACGTGTACGCGCGAAGATTCCCGCGGTCTTCGGTGATGAAGAAACAGGGTGGGCGCTTCCATGCGTACCTTACGCCGGCTCAGGAGTAGGCTTCTTCTTCATACCCCCGGTTGATGCCAACGTCTGGATTGAGTTTGAGGGCGGTGACCCTGATTATCCAATTTGGAGCGGCTGCTTCTGGGGAACATCAGAAGCTCCTGCCACGCCAGCAGTACCTGACACGAAGATAATCAAGACCGACACAGCCACCATTAAGCTTGACGACACGCCCGGCGCAGGCGGCATCACCATCGAGACCACATCAGGACTAAAAATAGTTATGAACACATCAGGCATCGAGTTGAGCAATGGTTCGTCGAGCGTGAAATTGACACCATCAAGCGTCTCTGTAAACAACGGTGCACTAGAAGTAATGTAACTAAATTTTGTGGAGCAGCGCATCAAGTTCATGCGAGTTGGTTAGCCGCCCGCCGAATTTATCGATGGCGAGGTTTAAGTTATTCATTCCTCTTCCTTTGTCTCCACGAGTTTTGCCTTTTTTATGGCTTCGTTCAACTTGGTTAGCAGCCCCGCATCTCCCTTGAAATAGGCTTTTACCACCGCATTTTCTTTCAGTCTACCAGATTCGATGATCGTTCTTATTATCTTCACATTTTTTGCGTATGTTTCGTTAGTTATAGTACGTATTAGTCCAGTTTCTTTCGAATATTTGCTCGAGTAATCTTGTTCAATCTCTTCAGCTAGGTAGTGAGTGAGGCCCTCATCTATTTCTCCCCCAAGGACTTTCCTGAGTTCTGGAGCGCTGTAATGGTGCAGGGCTTCATGCGCAATAACTCCGACGTATTGTTGAGCGGTATGGATTTTTTGATTTAGGTTGTCGTAAAAGGCCGGGACCTCATCTCCGCCCAGTCCTATGAAATAATTCATCTGAGCGTTCATAATGTAATATCGCTTGACTTCTTCAAACGTCGGCTTATCTGAGGAGACTGATCCTTTGTATTTCTCAATTATCTTTTTCTTCTGATCTTCCTTTAATTTGCTGGCATCTCGTTCAGCTAACTTCGCAGCGAACTCGTACTTTGCTTTGATCAATCCCAATTTATCCTTGTGCCAGATAATTATATCCTTCAATGGAGTTTTGAACGCAGCTTTTTCTATGTAGTCCTTCCAGTTATCTTGAATTAGTTTCTCAACTCGATTTACCGTTTCTTCCATCTCGGGAGGAAGTTTCTCAGACTCTGGCTGATCTGCTGGTGGCTTTTGCCTCTGAACAACGGTGGAGCATGATTCTGTTTGGATGGACTCTTGTTGTACCGTGTGAACCAACTCATGCGCCAATGTCTTTAATCCGTTGGTTCTGCTAAGCGATTTGTACTCTTCACTAAATACTATATCTTTCCCAACCGTATATGCTAATGCGTTCAACGCCTTTGCAGACTCGGCGGCTTTCGCATCGGTATGTACCCGCACATTGCTGAAGTTATGTCCAAAACGGGTCTCCATGAAAGTACGTGTTGACAACTCTATCGGATCGCCTGAACCCATGTTCCCAAGAAGATTATCCGAGATTGCTGCGCTTCTCGAACCGTTGGATGTCCACTGGGAAGCCGTTTCTCCCATGTCTCTGCTCTCTGCGTAGGGTGTCGCATCAGCAGCATAAGGCATATGTCTCTGATTGCTAGGGTAAGTGGAAGTCGGCTGCATTACAGCTTCGGCCACTCTATCCGCCTCCTGTTCGTAAATGTCGTCAGGTTGTCCAACGATAAGCTTCGGTTGGATTGTCTTGGGGGTATCGGTTTGCTTTGCTGGCGTGTTGGTTCGTTTTTTCAGTTTCGTTTTAAGTTCATTGAACTCCTTATCAAACCTCTTTAATCTCTCTAGGAACACCGGATCGTATTCCTCTTCATCATATGTTTTTGTGCCCAGAAACTCTACAGTTGGCTTCACCTTTTCTGTATGACCTGTTCCACTATCTTGATAATACGTTATGAACCAAGCGTGAAGCATCTCATGAAAGAGCGAGTCTGAGACAGATGCAGGGTCTCTATCCACAATTTTTTCCACCAGCTCGATTGAACCTCTCCCAGTCGGTACGGACACTGTAGTCCTTTGCCCCGCAGTGACATACACATCGAATAAGTTTGGCCCAACTGGATCGCAGTACCCCGCGGGTTCTCCCGAAGTAGGAATGTTTTTGCCGTCAGCGACGAAATAGACTTTTACCGTAACTGACTTGCTTTCTAGGTCGCTAACAACCTCTTTTCCTATGGGAACAGCTAGAAAGAGCCCGATTGCACTCTTTATATTCTCTTCATCAAGTTTCTTCTCCTTAAAGCTTGGATGCGAGAAGTAAGATACTTTTCCTGAAGGAAATTTATTGCGTTTCTTTACTTCACGCTGTGCACTACCTGCTTTCTGCCTATACAATTTGGCTGGTAAGACGATTCCTTGATACTGCTGCACAAAGTGTGTCAACTCATGCGCTAGCAGTAGCTGTCCTTCGCTTGATCGCGGGTTGTACTGCCCTTCTCCAAACACTATGTTCCTCCCGACCGTAAACGCCCTCGCGTTCATTGCCCGCGCTACCTCTGTGGCCTTCGCACCGGTGTGAATGTTTACCCTACTGAAGTCGTGTCCAAAGCGAGGCTCAAAGAAAGATAGTTCAGATTCAGGTAATGGCTGGCCGCCTTCGCCTACCGCGTCATCAACAATACTTTCGGTGTCAGAAGGAGGAGGAAGCACGGTTGAGCCGTCAGAGATGCGCTGTTTAGCCCGAGGCATCTCTCTTCTTTCCTCTTCTTCCTGATTCTTCTTCATTTCTCCGTCTAGCGGTTGTCTTAGCAGTTTCTCTTTTCCTTCGAAGTGTAACTTTGGACGGTTGTTTTGCTTCGGACTAGGCGAAATTGAGTTTTCTATCTTACTCAAGGTTTCACCTGTTTGCATTACCTGTTCAGCAACGTGATATGCCTCAAGTTCAAGAGAATCATTTGGCTGACTCACTTTCAGCTTGGCTTGAATAATAGGGTGAGTTGCTATTGTAATGCGGTTTCCAAGGATCTGTTGAGGGTGCTGGATCGGATAACCTACGTATTGATCTTTAATTGTTTTACCTTCAGACTTTACCTTAGGAGATCTCCACATATCCGTAGAAACTTTGTTCTTTTCCGCACGGCAAAATCCACACAAAAATGCTCACCAACCATCGCTGCGTTCCAAAAAATCTTTCTGACCTTGACCTCTAATGCTCCTTTAAGCCGAGATGATTATCGTCAAATTCCTCTATCCTGCTCCTCGTACTTATTGCAGAGGCTTCTTTAGTCGCGGGTCTTCGGTATAATAGGGGCAGTTTTCGTTTCCTATTGATGTTTCACAATTAGGCCAAACCTTAGGTGTTAGCTTTCCGCTTTGATAGTGTTCGTGAACTTTGGGGCAAAAATCTAGATCCAACGTCTTTGGGCCACCCAAAATACGGGTCACAATATTCTCTCTTTCTTCTGGGTCACTATAATTTTTATGATATGTTCTGTTATAGGCGTTTTCATAGATAGCCAACGTTTCATCAAGTAGTGAATTCAGGGCTTTTTTTGTTCTCTTGATGTACTGTTGATAATAGATGTTTCTTTTATAATCATTCTCGATGATTGCACTCCTTGCGTTCTCAGCGTTATGTGGTGCGATTATCATCTGGTAGATTCCGTAAGCTGCTCCAGCCGCCAAGACTGC
It contains:
- a CDS encoding cyclase family protein, with the translated sequence MKVKIAVSEAQSKMKLIDLTMPINRLTPVYPGDPAQEFTRVASCENEGWNAHKISIGTHFGTHIDAPWHMLKAGKRISDFPIERFVGRGVLFDVRDQNEIDVNLHGLEGKKILLFRTDQTENMGSPDFFKNYPVLSKELARRIIQAKPSIVGIDSFTIDQPPYEIHKMFFKQEILCLENLVNLRLIPQKDFMLYALPLNLNNFDGAPCRVIAQVE
- a CDS encoding DUF4157 domain-containing protein yields the protein MSKIENSISPSPKQNNRPKLHFEGKEKLLRQPLDGEMKKNQEEEERREMPRAKQRISDGSTVLPPPSDTESIVDDAVGEGGQPLPESELSFFEPRFGHDFSRVNIHTGAKATEVARAMNARAFTVGRNIVFGEGQYNPRSSEGQLLLAHELTHFVQQYQGIVLPAKLYRQKAGSAQREVKKRNKFPSGKVSYFSHPSFKEKKLDEENIKSAIGLFLAVPIGKEVVSDLESKSVTVKVYFVADGKNIPTSGEPAGYCDPVGPNLFDVYVTAGQRTTVSVPTGRGSIELVEKIVDRDPASVSDSLFHEMLHAWFITYYQDSGTGHTEKVKPTVEFLGTKTYDEEEYDPVFLERLKRFDKEFNELKTKLKKRTNTPAKQTDTPKTIQPKLIVGQPDDIYEQEADRVAEAVMQPTSTYPSNQRHMPYAADATPYAESRDMGETASQWTSNGSRSAAISDNLLGNMGSGDPIELSTRTFMETRFGHNFSNVRVHTDAKAAESAKALNALAYTVGKDIVFSEEYKSLSRTNGLKTLAHELVHTVQQESIQTESCSTVVQRQKPPADQPESEKLPPEMEETVNRVEKLIQDNWKDYIEKAAFKTPLKDIIIWHKDKLGLIKAKYEFAAKLAERDASKLKEDQKKKIIEKYKGSVSSDKPTFEEVKRYYIMNAQMNYFIGLGGDEVPAFYDNLNQKIHTAQQYVGVIAHEALHHYSAPELRKVLGGEIDEGLTHYLAEEIEQDYSSKYSKETGLIRTITNETYAKNVKIIRTIIESGRLKENAVVKAYFKGDAGLLTKLNEAIKKAKLVETKEEE
- a CDS encoding phage baseplate assembly protein V; protein product: MKLFFGKYRGNVSSNNDPLMLGRVRAKIPAVFGDEETGWALPCVPYAGSGVGFFFIPPVDANVWIEFEGGDPDYPIWSGCFWGTSEAPATPAVPDTKIIKTDTATIKLDDTPGAGGITIETTSGLKIVMNTSGIELSNGSSSVKLTPSSVSVNNGALEVM